A region of the Candidatus Eisenbacteria bacterium genome:
GTGGGGCCTGGTCTACGACTGGAACCGGGAGATCGCCTCGTGCGATCCGGGCTACTACCGGTGGACGCAATGGATCTTCCTCCAGCTCTACGAGCGCGGTCTCGCGTACCGCTCGAAGAGCGCGGTCAACTGGTGCCCGGTGGACCAGACCGTGCTCGCGAACGAGCAGGTCGTGGACGGCCGCTGCGAGCGCTGCGGCTCCGAGGTCGTCCTGCGCGAGCTGGAGCAGTGGTTCTTCCGCATCACGGAGTACGCGGAGCCTCTCCTGCGCGATCTGGAAACGCTCCCGCACTGGCCCGAGAAGGTGCGCGTGATGCAAGCGAACTGGATCGGCCGCAGCGAGGGCGCCACCGTTCGCTTTCCGGTTCCCGACGGAGATCCGATCGAGATCTTCACGACGCGTCCCGACACGCTCTATGGCGCGACCTTCCTGGTGCTGGCCGCCGAGCATCCGCTCGTCTGGAAGCTTCAAGAGAAGGGCACGCTGCCGCCCGCCGCGACGGCGTTCGTGGACCGGCTCCGCCGCCACCGCGTCGAGAACCGCTTCGCCGTGGAGACCGACAAGGAAGGGTATCCCGCCGGGGTCGAGGCGATCCATCCGCTCACGGGGAAGCCCGTGCCCGTGTGGGTCGCGAACTACGTGCTCATGGGATATGGAACCGGAGCGATCATGGCGGTCCCGGCGCACGACCAGCGCGATTTCGAGTTCGCCACGAAGTACGGGCTCTCGATCGTCGAGGTGATCCGGCCGGAGGAGGGACCGGGGTTCGACGGCACCGCCGCCTACGAAGGCGAAGGACGGATGGTGCACTCCGGAAGGCACGACGGGCTTCCCAACGAGGAAGGGAAGCGCGCGATCGTGGCCGAGCTCGCGGAGCGAACGGCCGGGGAAGCGCGCGTCCACTACCGGCTCCGCGACTGGCTCATCTCGCGGCAGCGGTACTGGGGAGCTCCGATCCCGATGGTCCGATGCGGCGCGTGCGGCATGCAGCCCGTGCCGGAATCGGAGCTGCCGGTCCTGCTCCCCGACCAGGTCGAGTTCAAGCCCACGGGCGAGTCGCCGCTCGTCTCGAACGAGAGCTTCCTCGAGACCACGTGCCCGAAGTGCGGCGGCGCGGCCCGGCGCGAGACGGACACCATGGACACGTTCGTGGACTCGAGCTGGTATTTCCTGCGGTTCCTGAACCCGAAGCTCGACACCGCGCCGTTCGACTCGGCGGCCGTGAACCGGTGGCTTCCGGTCAATCAGTACATCGGAGGGGTGGAGCACGCCATCCTCCACCTCCTCTACTCGCGGTTCATCGTGAAGGTCTTCCGGGACATGGGCCTGGTCTCCTTCGGAGAGCCCTTCGAGCGGCTCTTCACGCAGGGAATGATCACGAAGGACGGACACAAGATGTCGAAGTCGAAGGGGAACACGATCGCGCCGGACGATCTGATCGA
Encoded here:
- the leuS gene encoding leucine--tRNA ligase yields the protein MSERKEAHRATAPPWDERDGREGREDRARYPFREMEQRARALWKSERLFEVVDPAKAEKPFYCLNMFPYPSGDLHVGHGRNYILGDVVTRLKTMQGHQVLSPMGWDAFGLPAENAAIANRIHPAVWTKRNIARMKEQLLSWGLVYDWNREIASCDPGYYRWTQWIFLQLYERGLAYRSKSAVNWCPVDQTVLANEQVVDGRCERCGSEVVLRELEQWFFRITEYAEPLLRDLETLPHWPEKVRVMQANWIGRSEGATVRFPVPDGDPIEIFTTRPDTLYGATFLVLAAEHPLVWKLQEKGTLPPAATAFVDRLRRHRVENRFAVETDKEGYPAGVEAIHPLTGKPVPVWVANYVLMGYGTGAIMAVPAHDQRDFEFATKYGLSIVEVIRPEEGPGFDGTAAYEGEGRMVHSGRHDGLPNEEGKRAIVAELAERTAGEARVHYRLRDWLISRQRYWGAPIPMVRCGACGMQPVPESELPVLLPDQVEFKPTGESPLVSNESFLETTCPKCGGAARRETDTMDTFVDSSWYFLRFLNPKLDTAPFDSAAVNRWLPVNQYIGGVEHAILHLLYSRFIVKVFRDMGLVSFGEPFERLFTQGMITKDGHKMSKSKGNTIAPDDLIERYGADTVRLYTLFIGPPEKDAEWNDRGVEGAYRFLTRYWKLIEDHAERMNVAGTATGAARAGNAARAMAWAASGPARDLRRRTHELTGQVLEDLNRLHLNTAVSGLMQLVNAVQEFQAAGGDLGSSEAAETVDFTTRLLAPLAPHTAEGAWERLGREGSVFRSGLPSTSPEALARDVQRLVVQVNGRVRSQVEVPADSSDEAIRKAALEDPKVQKHVDGAAIAQVIIVRGRLVSIVTR